A single window of Carassius auratus strain Wakin unplaced genomic scaffold, ASM336829v1 scaf_tig00214588, whole genome shotgun sequence DNA harbors:
- the LOC113092436 gene encoding LOW QUALITY PROTEIN: solute carrier family 46 member 3 (The sequence of the model RefSeq protein was modified relative to this genomic sequence to represent the inferred CDS: deleted 1 base in 1 codon), whose product MPLVWYFIKHSDILTGQMHFAPLVLIPALLLARFHFFLLSATQTLLRVRRVCVPLRICSLDKQTRGVEVSVFQALSPKWIIRSDKQIFLFTVPCDILSGFEERKKKCFKYGTISLIITCSGCFLTHLSRYFCRCRAGSGMGRVLLIEPAVGLYAFAMFMIYPLLQQYVYRRLWFELSGTTYPAESLSHCSNNHSYVTIHQAVQKETSIFLFKSELCFLIPSLISALLLVSYSDYCGRKVAIVPPLVGDTLFALCYVLVSRFSFSLNYLLAASFLSGLMGGPTTLIGGCFAYVADLCGEDLEGQKTVRMARLDMILGVLTGLASLCTGFYIKAAGFTWPFLTAAFLHLVNLFYVLVVLKESLVLPNPSLPSSGASEAPRLSQSQALTVRLQGVYLLFAASKRRRNIVLLLMLAAFAFFRVALQGGMSIFILYELNTPLCWSEVFVGYGSALSTAIYLVSFAGVTLLSRYLPDAYIILLGLMSVAAGLIMAAFAKSTLLMFLVRLPLLLSIMPTPVLRSMMSKIVSGSEQGAMFACVAFVEMLSVGVAFTMFSSIYAATLSWFSGFSFLLAAGLTLIPATLICVILCLRLDVYEESIILTEEMMENHPGILELPP is encoded by the exons ATGCCACTGGTTTGGTATTTTATCAAACACAGTGACATTCTAACTGGCCAAATGCATTTTGCACCTCTTGTACTTATTCCAGCTCTCCTCCTTGCTCGTTTCCACTTCTTCCTTCTTTCTGCTACACAAACACTCTTACGTGTTCGGAGGGTGTGTGTTCCTTTGAGGATCTGTAGTCTTGACAAACAAACGCGAGGAGTGGAAGTCTCAGTCTTCCAGGCTCTAAGTCCCAAATGGATAATCAGATCGGATAAACAGATCTTTCTCTTCACCGTGCCCTGTGACATTTTGAGTGGATttgaagaaaggaaaaaaaaatgctttaaatatgGAACGATTTCTCTTATCATAACTTGCAG TGGCTGTTTTCTCACGCATCTCTCCCGGTATTTTTGCCGGTGTCGAGCAGGAAGTGGGATGGGCCGTGTGCTTTTGATCGAGCCGGCAGTTGGCCTGTATGCGTTTGCCATGTTTATGATCTACCCTCTTCTGCAGCAGTATGTGTACCGTAGGCTGTGGTTTGAGCTGAGTGGCACGACTTACCCTGCTGAGAGTCTGTCTCACTGCTCAAACAACCACAGCTATGTCACCATTCACCAG GCAGTGCAGAAGGAGACCTCAATTTTCCTCTTCAAGAGTGAACTGTGCTTTCTCATTCCCAGCCTCATTTCCGCGTTGCTCCTGGTCTCATACAGTGATTACTGCGGGCGTAAAGTTGCCATCGTTCCTCCTCTGGTGGGCGACACTCTGTTCGCCCTCTGCTATGTTTTGGTCAGTAGATTCTCCTTCAGTCTCAATTACTTGTTAGCTGCCTCCTTCCTCTCGGGCCTGATGGGTGGCCCCACCACTCTGATCGGCGGATGTTTCGCCTATGTGGCCGACCTCTGCGGAGAAGATCTAGAAGGACAGAAGACTGTCCGAATGGCTCGGCTGGACATGATTTTAGGGGTTTTGACTGGCTTAGCTTCTCTGTGCACTGGATTCTACATCAAAGCTGCCGGCTTCACCTGGCCCTTCCTCACCGCGGCCTTTCTGCATCTGGTAAACCTCTTCTATGTGCTGGTGGTCTTGAAGGAGTCCCTGGTTCTTCCAAATCCCAGTTTGCCTTCATCTGGGGCTTCTGAAGCCCCTCGACTGAGCCAGTCTCAGGCTCTTACTGTGCGTCTGCAGGGCGTCTACCTGCTCTTTGCGGCCTCGAAGCGGAGAAGGAACATTGTGCTGTTGCTCATGCTGGCTGCTTTTGCCTTTTTCAGG GTAGCCCTGCAGGGTGGCATGTCCATCTTCATCTTATATGAGCTGAACACTCCTCTGTGTTGGAGTGAGGTGTTTGTGGGTTATGGCTCGGCTCTCTCCACTGCCATCTATCTGGTGAGTTTCGCCGGTGTGACGCTG TTGTCCCGCTATCTGCCTGACGCCTACATCATCCTCCTGGGGCTGATGTCTGTTGCAGCCGGCCTCATCATGGCAGCGTTTGCGAAGTCTACCCTGCTCATGTTCCTGG tgagGTTGCCTTTGCTGCTATCCATCATGCCAACTCCTGTCTTACGATCCATGATGTCCAAAATAGTGTCTGGGTCTGAGCAAG GTGCCATGTTTGCGTGTGTAGCCTTTGTGGAGATGCTGAGTGTTGGTGTCGCATTTACAATGTTCAGCAGCATCTATGCAGCTACACTGTCCTGGTTCTCCGGGTTTAGTTTCCTGCTGGCTGCAGGCCTAACTCTCATACCAGCTACCCTGATCTG
- the LOC113092433 gene encoding LOW QUALITY PROTEIN: microtubule-associated tumor suppressor candidate 2-like (The sequence of the model RefSeq protein was modified relative to this genomic sequence to represent the inferred CDS: deleted 2 bases in 1 codon): MNVQGNFQASEVNQQEGIQNDDKQPLPETVEDANANQITKEKIYSDDREHSSQLPPLVSHSEAQERNIIWGTHARSEDPVLEEFSQELETFVVEEEQLDMQSERSRKGAKKFSDKEFSSKAISTTVGSRWKDHNENHSVDGDANENSQPLDLRTSSSRSGANRTLRDARSGSESNVFSSSLSAVTSLSGSLASALDSAGRTQPLSSQSTKSTSGKGRNQHQATTESFIHSERNRELARELDQNHNSTKLPQEPQYDRSKLVYPSNGAVKLQKFQMEAEQNAWKRMSTEVPKGIVRVLPSCRQLVRPLSTEKQLTSGYPSIDTHADQHQSHFSKTGQSHSQVLPTTEVKSNPNTVSQTPPKQTFNREAQHLKRQSSADRAESPTSLERKTHFGRRAYSSPTRPSTPPSPKTTRSPQRQPSSSPIKTLPSRVPQLGYAGYSSALRAPVKTTINTSIHKTPPQQASMETSPPSKCLPKPKSVRPKIITYIRKTPQVKPQSLEGTYEVSSSPTRLSTNSTTQAKPEVRDQGEATVLSASNLLYDKYRQEMQKFRFFSPGLMVSGIKPSSNTMPHKMAGRADSFYGSLSKPLSAAAGRSPLALGSPVSGAEDPSGPLIGAQDMGSLFHLPRGLRPQLGVGAVNRYPSPSAKNRMVPTGQPKSPLTLSQPMQTVNPTTQTPQEPQDQTKPVATGLAAKSLLPKPALSGLRPPGYSRLPPARLATFGFVRSSSVSSVSSNHSTDSTRSDPCRPTYRPNSVNDEQPLHHVTTSPPEDGSRALCPSTPQPPSTPAPKRRSLLPPPQSSPVASRKEFQKSSDSTRSSLSSPKRLAVVSPKPQSPVLQRQQRATGAVQGSSMQILPRTGSLDPEKKKDEEQKKEKELEKVERPEELQRLQGRCEEQARQLQALQTELKKTSMRLEVFVICTQHFSLKNESAEEKERELTQELSRIQHEVAFNAARWEGLQKEKRELDECFERELRELQVQQESELTTLEENLRLRHASDRDHLRAEHQSEVEELHTQHQEQIEELTANHEAALEHLKTMHNITMSTLQEEHARTMRDLRKAHEQQKASLEEDFEKLRLSLQDQVDTLTFQNRTLRDKAKRFEEALRKSTDEQIVDALAPYQHIEEDLKSLKEVLEMKNQQIHDQEKKICHLEKVQAQKNLYLEERVQVLQQQNEDLMARIDRHLVVSRELSEENANLQEYVEKETNEKKRLSRNNEELLWLLQTSPHLSPSSSPIHRAFFAGPDSPPYHYSPGPGTPTHTCSPGPCTPTHKVVSPAPGTPTLRGSPAARSSPARIPNANNSPR, from the exons ATGAATGTGCAAGGCAATTTTCAGGCCAGTGAAGTCAACCAACAAGAAGGAATACAAAACGACGACAAGCAGCCTTTGCCAGAAACAGTGGAAGACGCCAATGCCAATCAAATCACCAAAGAGAAAATTTATTCAGATGACAGAGAGCATAGCAGCCAACTACCCCCTCTGGTGTCGCATTCTGAAGCCCAGGAGAGGAACATTATCTGGGGAACACATGCTCGGAGTGAAGACCCTGTGCTTGAAGAGTTTAGTCAAGAGCTAGAAACATTTGTTGTAGAAGAAGAACAGTTAGACATGCAGAGTGAAAGAAGCAGGAAGGGAGCAAAGAAATTCAGTGACAAAGAGTTTTCTTCTAAAGCCATCAGCACCACTGTTGGCTCACGTTGGAAAGACCACAATGAGAACCATAGTGTGGATGGGGATGCAAATGAGAACTCTCAGCCCCTTGACCTCAGGACCTCCAGCTCTCGCTCTGGTGCAAACCGGACCCTGAGAGATGCACGCAGTGGCTCTGAGAGCAATGTCTTTTCATCTTCTTTATCTGCAGTGACCAGCCTCAGTGGAAGTTTAGCCAGTGCCCTGGACAGTGCAGGCCGCACACAGCCTCTctcttcccagtccaccaagtctACCTCAGGCAAAGGCAGGAACCAGCATCAAGCTACTACCGAGTCCTTCATCCACTCAGAGAGAAACAGGGAGCTTGCCAGGGAGTTGGACCAGAACCATAACTCTACCAAACTGCCTCAGGAACCACAATATGACAGAAGTAAGCTAGTATATCCTTCAAATGGAGCAGTAAAACTGCAAAAATTCCAAATGGAAGCAGAGCAGAATGCTTGGAAAAGGATGTCAACCGAGGTGCCAAAAGGTATAGTGAGGGTGCTACCTTCTTGTAGGCAGCTAGTCCGCCCTCTTTCTACTGAAAAACAACTAACCTCAGGATACCCTAGCATAGACACTCATGCAGACCAGCACCAATCCCACTTCTCAAAGACAGGTCAGAGCCATTCACAAGTGCTGCCAACTACAGAAGTCAAAAGCAATCCCAACACAGTCTCACAGACACCTCCCAAGCAGACCTTTAACCGAGAAGCCCAACACTTGAAGAGGCAAAGCTCAGCAGATCGTGCTGAAAGTCCCACCAGCCTAGAAAGGAAGACTCACTTCGGCCGGCGGGCCTACAGCAGTCCGACTAGACCTTCGACACCTCCATCCCCAAAGACAACAAGGTCCCCTCAAAGACAGCCTTCTTCATCACCCATCAAGACTTTACCTTCTCGAGTTCCTCAGCTGGGTTATGCTGGGTACAGCTCAGCCTTAAGAGCCCCAGTTAAAACCACTATCAACACAAGCATCCATAAAACTCCACCACAGCAGGCTTCAATGGAGACCTCCCCTCCAAGCAAGTGCCTGCCAAAACCGAAAAGTGTCCGGCCCAAAATCATTACATACATTCGGAAGACCCCGCAGGTCAAACCCCAGTCTCTTGAGGGAACTTACGAGGTGTCGTCCTCACCTACAAGACTGTCAACAAATAGCACCACACAGGCCAAACCAGAGGTCAGAGATCAAGGAGAAGCCACTGTGCTGAGTGCCTCAAATTTACTCTATGATAAGTATCGACAAGAGATGCAGAAGTTCCGGTTCTTCTCGCCTGGACTCATGGTGTCTGGTATTAAGCCATCCAGCAACACCATGCCCCATAAAATGGCAGGCAGAGCGGACAGCTTCTATGGGTCTCTCAGCAAGCCTCTGTCTGCCGCG GCAGGCAGATCTCCATTAGCCCTTGGGTCTCCAGTTTCTGGAGCCGAGGACCCGTCTGGACCCCTTATTGGAGCACAGGATATGGGGAGTCTTTTTCATTTACCACGGGGCCTAAGACCCCAACTTGGCGTTGGTGCTGTAAACAGGTATCCCTCTCCATCTGCCAAGAACAGGATGGTCCCAACAGGCCAGCCGAAATCACCATTGACCCTCAGTCAGCCAATGCAGACAGTAAATCCAACCACTCAAACACCTCAGGAACCTCAAG ATCAAACAAAGCCAGTGGCGACTGGGTTAGCTGCTAAATCCCTCCTGCCGAAGCCAGCTCTGTCTGGCCTGCGTCCTCCCGGTTACTCGCGCCTCCCGCCGGCTCGTCTGGCCACCTTTGGGTTTGTTCGAAGCTCTAGCGTCTCCTCTGTGTCCAGTAACCACTCGACCGACAGCACACGGAGTGACCCCTGCCGCCCCACCTACC GTCCCAACAGTGTAAATGATGAG CAACCACTTCACCATGTCACCACGTCGCCTCCTGAAGATGGATCCAGAGCACTGTGTCCCAGCACCCCTCAACCCCCCAGCACTCCTGCACCCAAACGCCGCTCCCTGCTGCCCCCTCCTCAAAGCTCTCCTGTGG CATCCCGTAAGGAATTCCAGAAGAGTTCTGACAGCACCCGTTCATCTCTGTCCTCCCCTAAGAGACTCGCTGTAGTGTCTCCTAAACCACAGTCTCCAG TCCTACAGAGGCAACAGAGGGCAACAGGGGCAGTCCAAGGCTCAAGCATGCAAATTTTGCCTCGTACTGGCTCTCTGGACCcagagaagaaaaaagatgaagagcagaaaaaagaaaaagagctaGAGAAAGTAGAGAGGCCTGAAGAGTTGCAGCGCTTGCAGGGTCGGTGTGAAGAACAGGCCAGGCAACTACAGGCTCTTCAGACAGAACTAAAGAAAACCAGCATGAGACTGGAGGTCTTTGTGATCTGCACTCAGCACTTCTCCCTCAAG aatgaAAGTGCtgaggagaaggagagagagttGACCCAAGAACTCAGTCGAATTCAGCATGAAGTGG cctttaatgcagctcGCTGGGAGGGTCTTCAGAAGGAGAAGAGAGAGCTGGATGAGTGTTTTGAGAGGGAGCTGAGAGAGTTACAGGTGCAGCAGGAGTCTGAACTCACGACCTTAGAGGAGAACCTGAGATTACGGCACGCTTCAGACAGAGACCATCTCAGAGCGGAGCACCAGTCAGAGGTGGAGGAGCTGCACACACAGCACCAGGAACAG aTCGAAGAGTTGACTGCCAACCATGAGGCTGCCCTTGAACACCTGAAGACCATGCACAACATCACAATGTCAACACTGCAGGAGGAGCATGCCAGGACCATGAGGG ACTTAAGGAAAGCCCATGAGCAGCAAAAGGCGAGTCTAGAAGAGGACTTTGAGAAACTGCGCCTCTCACTTCAG GACCAGGTGGACACTCTGACTTTCCAGAACCGGACTCTGAGAGACAAAGCCAAGCGTTTTGAAGAGGCCCTGAGGAAGAGCACCGACGAACAGATTGTG GATGCACTGGCCCCGTATCAGCATATTGAGGAGGACCTGAAGAGTCTGAAGGAGGTTCTGGAGATGAAGAACCAGCAAATTCATGACCAGGAGAAGAAGATCTGTCATCTGGAGAAAGTG CAGGCCCAAAAGAACCTGTATCTGGAGGAGCGGGTCCAGGTGCTTCAGCAGCAGAACGAAGACCTGATGGCCCGCATTGACCGCCATCTTGTTGTGTCAAG AGAATTGTCTGAGGAGAACGCAAACCTTCAGGAGTATGTGGAGAAGGAGACAAATGAGAAGAAACGGCTGAGCCGCAACAATGAAGAGCTGCTCTGGCTTCTCCAGACGAGTCCCCATCTGTCGCCTTCCTCTTCTCCCATCCACAGAGCCTTCTTCGCCGGTCCTGATAGCCCTCCATATCATTACTCTCCAGGTCCAGGGACCCCCACACACACCTGTTCTCCTGGCCCCTGTACGCCGACTCACAAGGTGGTGTCTCCGGCCCCAGGGACGCCCACTCTCAGAGGCTCACCAGCAGCACGCTCGTCCCCTGCACGGATCCCAAACGCCAACAATTCACCCAGATGA